A window of Castanea sativa cultivar Marrone di Chiusa Pesio chromosome 8, ASM4071231v1 genomic DNA:
GAAGTTTCACAATCTCATGCAGAGTGCCGACTATTTGCATCCAATTTCTCTGCTACAGTTATTATAGATTTGTATTCTCagctaaattttaattattaaaggCTGGGTTTGGACAGTGGCAGACCGCGCATctccccttctttttttttttcttttttttttgagtcctgTACTTTGTTTATGACCCATAAGTATAAATCtcaataaaatcaattttaaaattagtcTCAcgatattatttatatatttaaaaattattttattataatgtttttaattttcagtaataagcgaCATTTAAATAGATTAAgtattacaataaatttatgGTTGTTTAATATAGGCTAAGCCAAGAAGCTATAGGCGCATTTTGTACAGGTAAGGCTCTTCGTATCAAATTTTTTGAGAGGATAAACTTATAACGTCCActcttattaataattttttataattagaccaagacatcaatcagttttttgtgtaagcagtgattaaatctcaaaattcttatataaccatcaaagattttgttagttaaattaactggaacccactcTTATCTATCAAATTGAGTAGGcatcataagttaaaattatttcataactatcaaataaataaataaaaaagcatggTCCATAGATTTATTAATAtgtataacaataataacaataatcatGATATGTACTTTATTCGaggaaaaaattaagtaatCAAGAATGTTGGTAGGAGAGCAGTAAGTGGTAACTCATGTATTTTAgattctaatatattttttaatatatctcTTTGATGTAAACAAACCTGAGAAtgacttaattttcttttgcatATAAATTAAGTGCGGAGATTTCACATGAATGAGTCTTGGAGTTTAACTGCTTTGTGTGGATTAATGTAATATTAACGTTAGTCAAGTTTCGAGATTTCACATGAATGAGTCTTGGGTCATGGCAGAATAGTATAATCAAGTTTGAACATGTAAtcccatccaaaaaaaaaaagtttgaacatGATTTCCTTTTTTGACAATCTAGAAACTTCATTAATCAAGCCGAAGAGTCGACACTAATGCAATCAGTCTTACAAGCATCCAACATAACTTTTGGGGCTTCTTCCCTTTACAACAAAAATAGCTTTTAAGCCCAACAACAAGCTGAACGGCAATGTGCACTGCAAAATCAATACTTTTCCTAACCCAACTAAACTTACATGGAGAAAAAGACTTGCTAAGTTCATCACACCATCACCTCTCCACCACTCACAATTCGCCACGTGGGCGAGTTCACGGTTTTTGTTCTCTTCCAAAGCACTCCAACTATGTAGATATTGTCCACTTTGAGACTCATACCCCTCACGGTTTTTGTTCTCTCTCAAAGTACATAGCAATGAGAGAAAATGCCTCTACACGTTAAAGGGAGGTCATTCCTTATAAACACATCTCTATCTGCTTCCCTAGGCAATGTGAGATTCCATGGAATGCAAGACCCGTTTTGGGTCACTACACTGTCTCTAGCCACCACTAGTAGGGCAGTTAAATCATCAATGATAGTTGCATCCACGTTGAGTTTGACCAGGCCTGTAGGTGGGGGTTGCCAAGATTCAAGTCCTTTAACTCTTTTAAATACCTTAGTCTTCTCATTAGCAATAACGAAGTCATATTCCTTGACCCTGCTATCTATGCTATAGTGATGACCATAGTATCCAGTATCCACTATTGTTATTATGCACACACTAGTTCCTTAAACTCCAAATTGAGTCCAAGGTGGACACCATACGTAGTGAGCACATTGAAGCCTCTCCCTATGAAGATGAGCACCTGAAAGGTGGGCAAAAGGATCTAGCAGTAGCACCAAATTGATAATAtattcatttaaatttattgggTTATTTAATACGTCCTATCTTTATTGggttatttaaatttattgggCTAGTATCAAATATTTAAGACTAGCTTCACTTTGCACAGActagcttctttttcttttctttcttttttttcttacacaACCTAGCagctaaaattaaaatcaatatattGCAAACAACTTCATCAGTCAACATTCAACATGGTGGTCATAAGAATTAACAGGCTGCGCCCAATTGAGTCAACATACACGGAATGGATAATgctttaagaaaaaagaaatcatagaGATGATAACGTGCACATGCAATAAAAAGTATTCTGTTTGCGACCAAACTTTAGATACAAtgtaatatataaatacaatgcACCCTTTGACTTGACAAGTAAAACCACCACTTCAATTTTCTTAGCTAACCTTGAAATTTCTTCCAAGTTCACCCTATAAATCTCATGCACAGATGTGTGCATCACCCCTTCCCTTTCCTAACATGTGAATTCCACATAATTGTAATACCCACACTCTATGAAAGAGTATGATGCATATTTCTGATATATGAAATAATTACTGCTTCCAAGTTCCAAGTAGCCattcaaaggaaaaatagaTTACCTAGCCTCCAAGAAGGTATCTCATGCCTTTGAATTTACGTGGCATTTGAAATTATGAATTCATCAACTAAGATGGGAACAATGAAGAACCCACCATAAAAACCACTATAAAAAACTAATGGCACAAGCTCATCCGAAATTCCCAATGATTTCACAATTTACCATTAACAAACTAGTAACCCTTCTTAATTTTAAGAACAATGCTAAGACCACAACTCGCCACGTAATGAGTTGTGAATGATGGAGAAAAATTGGTGAATCCACAACTCTACCACTCACAACTTGCCATGTAGCAAGTTATACATGTAAAAAGTTGTGATTCtagcatttttcaaattttaattgtcCCGAGCAAGATGGTAAATTTAACAAAAGATTGAGTCCTAAATAAATGACAATTCAATCTCTCAGGGTCATCCAAACGACTTTGGCTTAGTAAGAGATGCAACAAATTGTTCCCTTTCATTTTCtagaaagatagaaagaaatGCAGCCATTTCAAGAACTGCAGCTTTATGGTCTATACCCATTTGAGTAGCTATTATAGAacaaatatatacacaaataTAACTCCTAATGTATTACAGAGGCAAGTTGTTTTGTATTCTTCTGTCAACAATTACAACGGATAATCACAAGAGAACATTCATGTTAATATACTGAACCAATTGCCAAGACACCCTaagttcaaataaataaatcagaGAGGATGGTTGATATAGCAAAGCCCGGCGGTTTAGATATGCTACTCAAAAGTAGTAAAAGATATAAATGGTTCTTTATATCTTGTGCCATAGAACTTAAATACCAACTACTTCTAAAGACTAATAATTGAGCTTAAAATCTTCATAAGAGAGCAAACTAGAACTATCCTACTTTTAAACACTGCCAACTCTTCCAAAGTCACCTATACACAAATTCAGGTAATCTACCCATATGGCTTATTTAGAATGGATACAAAAATAGATAAATGACAAACATTAAACAACTTGTGCTTAATAAGCAAAAATGTTCAGGCTCTGATCTAAGGGATTCCAATAACCCAACAAGAGCACAAGCAATAGTCTTCTGTCCTGCATTCATGTTGCGACTAAACGGCAGATTACCTATGTGCAGTTGTGTGAGGCATTGGATATGCCATTGTAGCCATGTTCATTGGTGCCCCAGGAACCATAGCTCCAGTAACAGGTGCTCTGACACCATATGCCATATGTGCTGCTGTAGGAAGATTTACCGGTGTACCAACTGCTGAGACAAGGGGTCCTCCTATTGGCTGACCTATGGTTGGAGTGCCATACATGCCAACACCAGGGGGTCCAGATGGAGGCTGAGGGGGTTGTTTGGTTGATTTGCCAGAGGAACCTCCTGCAGGACTACCATTTGTTTGACCAGTAATTGGTCCTTGGGGTGCAGAAATATCTCCATTGCCGACACTAGTGATGTCGTGAATGCTCGATCGCCTCCTATCTTTGTTCATTGAGTTCAAACGAATGAAGTACTTTTGTGCATGGCTTGCCACTTGTGTAGGTGTTCTCGTTACCACAAAGTTTCGTGATATACTTCGCCAGTCGCCTTTCCCATATTTGTCCAAACCAAGAAGAAATAACCTGATTGTTGAAAggatacaaaaattaaaatttgcattaaaagaataatattacAACATTAGATCTGAAAATGTGTGGTGTACAAAAGTTCAATAGATGTTACATTAGTATCTTCAACACCAATATATCCCTCTTTAGTCTTTACAATGATTAGCCATTGTTTAATCAAGGTACCAtcctttttttgataagtataatCAAGATACCATCTTAAGACCATAGTTCCTCAATTTGTACGTCACAACACAATCATGAAAGTCCACACTGACCACACGTACACAGACAGCGGATTTATAGAGGCTGAATTGCAATATGCAAACACAGACAAGAAAGTGGCTGTGGGTTACATCAGGTTAAAATATGGGCAGATTTACTACAACACTATAAAAGTAATTGGTTTAGGCAGATACTGTTTTTTATCAGTATGAATGGCCTCTGTTCTAAGAACTTCTCCCATGAAGACCAAACCATGTACCATCTGATATCCTCCACAACTGAACTTTAACTTACTGGCAACCTCAAAAAGAAATGCACTACATGAAATACTCAGTTTAGTGATAAAAAGACCGTAGAAGTTCGGCGAATTTTAATCCAAATAGAGAGTAATGCAAACATTGTGGGAGCTAAACAAAGGACACTGATGACAGGAGAGAGTGTAAAAGAATTAACCAGAAAATGTCAGTCAAACAAAAGTTACAAATTGATTAAATCTGGGGACAATATCCATTCCAGTCTAAAGCAAATGAATGGTGATGGCCAATGAATGAGGAGGTGACATTGGGGCTTAAAGCCCATTGACAAGTTAATCCTACAGTTCCCAAAAGAACCTAGAAGCTAAaggaaatttttattgataataaaaagtaagGTTGTCTTACGATAATGCCATAATCTTCTTTCTATGAGAAGACAAAACCTAAACccccaaaaattttaatgacCTTTGATTCAGACTAATCGTaaccatacttttttttttttatcaataagtaaaaatttcattgaacagaaaaaagataaaagcaGTAGATAGAAAGTATACTAAAGAAAACAGAaacagagaaaataaatatatgaaggGACAGCAAATCAGAACCACAATCCTGTGGAGGAGAGAAAGCCTGGTTCCAGACAAACAGGTCGCTCACTAATTGCATTTTGAGTTTGGCAACCAAAGAATCTTTGtcttcaaaaacacaaaaattcctCTCTCCAATTAGGCCACATCAAGCAAGATGGAAATAAATCCACATAACCAGCCTGCCCTTTTTAACAGAAATACCAGTCCAACTAATTGTAACCATACATAattaaaacaaaccaaaagagaATCAACTATCCTAGAATAATCTAAAATACACCCAACTGCTATATACCACATTATGTACTCATGCCACAGTAACCTGCTCAGTGACATGAATTATTTTAGCTTGCCAACCTGCATCAAACATTCAGCTCAACTAAATTCCTACTTGGAATCTTGGATGATTATTATATCTGATTATGATCAAAATTGCTAAAGCAAATTGTGGCTCCAAAGCAAATGATGGATGTACTTGGAATTCAATTTCTTAGACTTTAAATGGCTTGAGGTCCATATACAAATCAAGATGTGAAGGGGAACAATCCATCGAATTCGTGTTCTGATTTTCCCATCACCTATTGAATAGGCTACTACTCTTAACAGATATTGCACTGTATTTTGTTAGTACCAATTTGATCATTGAAGggattttaaagaaaaatatggtgCTCCACATAGCACCATGGCCAAATAAAGGTGTTTATCACAGCTATCACCAATATTCAGTGCATTTCTGCATTCATCATGGACAGCGCCATGGATTCAGACATGGCGAATAAaaggatttgttttttaaaataagtaatGGGTATTATTGAGATATAGAGGTATATATAGCCCAAGTACACAAGAAGTATACAATAGAAGCACCCACATTTCATCAGAGTGAATATTAAGAGTGAGATCGTGTTTTCTTCTATAAGCTCAATATATATTCACCAAGGCCTTCCTTTCCATTTCAATAGGGAATTATTATTCATCTGCAGTTGCTATTACTGCGATTTTATAAAACAAAGGAGCAACTTGAGAAAACAGGGAACCTAGGTAAAGGTCTATGAGATGTGTGGAGGTAAAAATAGAGAACATAAACGATCAATGCACACTCAAACAGCATATTTTACAGTTCACCTAAAACAATGGCTAAATCCATAGAATTTGATGATTACAAAAGGAGTTAAAAGAGGCATCAGCATATATATATCGCCCCACTGCTCAGGCTACACGTGTATAAAATTATAACAATGAGCCTAGGACGTCTACAAACACCAATTTTGCTCAATCCAAGGCCAGTCAAACCCCTGGCATAACCAACACAGTAGATCAGACCCCACACACATCCTATCACAACTAATCATGATGAAATCACTTTTACAGTGTTTTTACAGAAATCAGCGCATACTTCATGGGACAGTCAATTGTGTAACCTTGAATTTGCGTATTTACTCAGATAATTAACTACACATCTACAAGTTACAAACCAAACTAAAGTGGAATTTCCCTCAGccaaaggaagaaagagatgCTCACTATACACATGTAATCATGTTGTCAGCTAAAACTTGACTGCAAATAACTCTAGCCAACTATATCAAGGTTGACTAACTGTCTCAAGCCCACTTACCCTTGAAGCCCTTTTACACCTTTGAAGGTAcatctcaaaaaattatatcattcaAACCTAAATTTTGGACGCAGCATAGCTTGAGATCATGGGAAAGTACCAAGAATATATGTTTCTGGTAGTATGGTTACTTAATAACAGAGAAACAAAATCTGAAGCCAATCTCATCAGCAATTATCTAAAGGTTTGATGGGATCAACATGTTTAAGAGGAATcgttattattgaataaaagcACAATTCTAAATTAAGCCACATCATCAACAAAGCACCATAAAAACATGGTCAAATACCATGTTTACACTTGAAATGAATACAAAAGAGACCTTGACTTGAACACCTTTTTCTTTTGCGTAAAGTTAACTTGAACACACGATTAGCATTGGAATCCCCTTTCAGGCCATGCTACTACAGCATACTAGTGAActtgaaaattgattatttttgggaaaaaaatcataagatTAGCATAAAAGACCTCAGCAACAATACTTCAATAAAGGAAGCTGTGCAGAAAATCAAAGCTCACTATAAGTCCATAACTAAACTACTTACAGTCATCAGAGTcaaaatgttttgtaaaatttatactCAGAAAAGACTTTTGCTTATAAAGCAGTGCTGTATACAAGATTCCACACAGAAACACAATAATCACTAAAGTAATGCAACAGTAACCAATCTTAAGTTCTTAACCAAATTGGATACTTATCAGGAAGAAAAGTTCTCAACCATATTAGATACTTTTGAGGGTTCCACCTATGAATATATACAGGGCCAGAAATAATACACATGAAAACAAAGATACCTGTGTTCATCTTCTGTCCACGCAATTCCCTTACGGCGTTCCTGATCCGACTTTGATGCCTTACTTCCATGATTAGACTCACTGTTATAGTGCCCCAAATGGCCACCCTTCTTACCCGTTCCTTCGTCGCCGCCATGGCTTGTTGAACCTTCTGAAGTAGAATTATAGGCAGGCAGAGGCACACAGCCAGATTCAATCTGGTTAACATCATCAACAAGAAGCTCATAGTGATGTTTAACCTCCTCTAGTGTTTTCCCAGGTACATCAGCTGCAATTTTCTCCCACCGATCTGAAGCATCTTCAGAATAAGTTGCCAGGGCATTCTCAAATGCCTTATCTTGCTCTCTAGTCCACTCGGAGCTACTACCCGCCTCGTCCACAGTCATCTagcttttctttctatttttctttttttttaatccactaTCCAGAATTGAAGCCACAGGAAGAAGAGGGAAAAGAAATATACCAAAGCTACTGTTTTCTGTTTAGTCTAGGCTAAACCCATCTCCAAAACCATGAACTTTCTAGAGTTGCTCTTGGAAATCAGATCTGAATTACTTTTATAGTAGGCTTTCAATACAAAAACTTTGATGGTGAGCTAAAAACTTTTATAGTAGACTATAGAGGTAAGCAAAGAAACAGACCCAGAAAACGCCAATGGAACGGAAGCAGAGTTCACCCCCAATAAAAATCACAGAACTCAGTGAGGTATGTGAAGAGTTCAATGGTGATTTGCTCCACAATTCAAGACTTGGACTTTAGTGAACAGCTGACCTATTGATGAATGAAAAGGCAACGTAGCTCAGTTAGACCATCAGAAATATCTGAAAACCATAAAATGAAAGATGCAATAAATGGCAATTTTAAGCAAGGGGTGAAAATAGAAATTAATGCAAACGGTGAATTCAATGGATGGAAAATACCAAATAGGGTTTTGGATTGTGAAATATGAAAGAGACCATggagaaacaaaacaaataagaaatccCCAGAAGATTATAAAATTGATGAGAAAGAGCATTCAAGttgccaaaataaaaatccagTAACCAAAAGCTTCACTGAAAACAACAGCTTTAACAGCACAGGCCCACAAAACTTTTAACCTTCTTCTAGAACTTTTATATTACCGTTTAAAGCCCAAGTTTACAGATTACATCACACCCTTCATATACTTTGCTTCCTCTAGCTATTAAAACATACAGTAAAACCAACATAAACTACATATCAACTCCTCAAATAGCTAACAACACAAgtcataaaaatttaaactttctTTCATCAAAGCAAAAAGATTGAACTTTCTTAACAGAGATGGAATGAGAATGCCAGAAACCAATGTAAATCTAGGTCCTATCATCAAAcagattacaaaaaaaatgaaattttcaaacaaaaactaaaatcgAACTAGAAACTGTAATTTATGGAGTAAAGGGTGTCCTATTTTAATCACACTCCTGATTCTGATATTTTGGATCCTAACTAGTTTTAGGAAAATACCATCTCAAAATTCTAACCATTTTTAAAGTCAAAAAAAGACAAACAGTAAAACCCACTAAAGGAGCCGGGATGTGTTGAAAATACTGACTCAGTGATTCCTGAGATTATAAAGTTAAACCCTTGATTTGAAATACCCACTTCAGAATATGTGCCTTTTCATTCAATGTTTAACCCTCAAACAGTAAATTGAGGGGGGCAAAAAAACCAacataaattactttttaagaTTCAAAGTACACCACTATCTGGACTCTGACAGTTTAACCAACAATCATAAGCCTTTATCTTTCAGATTCTGCTAAAGACACTGTATTAACAGGAAAGTAAAAAAACCTAAGTTAGGATTGAGTGTGCTAAACCTTACTCCACCCCTTCTCTCTGTTAAAAAATAACCCCAAGTTTACTTCTTTCTTTAAACAAAGAAAGACTTCTAATTTAGAAACTTCTCTGATTGTGTATGTCTTAGACTACAAATAAAACACTTTACATATACAAAATAAAGCAGAATTGTGTGCCTAATAAGAACAAATTAGGAGCATTCCAGAATCCAGTaaatcaaaaacaacaaaacaaaaagacccatttgaaaaataaataacaaaattatggTGTAAACAAAAGTAGTCTAAAATGGGgtgaaaattaaattacaaggGGTTAGAAATAGAAATTATGGGTGATGTTGATGGTTTATCCTGAAATATACACAAAAGGAGGTGCAAAGGATGGGTCAATTGGTCCCATCACCACCAACTACTTTGTTACAAATAGGACAGCTGGGATTGAAAAAGGCCTCAACCCCAAGTTGCAAAAACCCACTGAATCTGCAATACCCATTAATATCTGACAGATAACACaccaagagagagaagaacccaacaacaaagaaaaataaaactgcAATCtaatctttcttttaatttctttcccttcctttttatccaaacaaacaaaaacaattacaTAAGATGTCAGAGGATGAGATAACTAGGAATAGTTGcagagaaaaaacaaataacaaaaaaatgtaagaaatttttttttttttaaaaagcatcATGGGTGTATGAGAATCATCACCTTTTGCGCAGGATGATAGAAATCATGCAAAAGTTTCAATCTTTTTGCCACTGCTGGCGTTGTTTCAGTTCTGATACTGTTGCAAAATAGAGTCAAAAgactatctatatatatttatatttataataattatatatatttgtgatataTCCAAATATCAGGGACAGTCCTGCCCTGTCACCAATTTGGGTCCTACCAGTATTAAAATTTACTGTCGTTTttcgttttttcattttattttgaggatattattgatatttccaaaattttttctttaaaaaaattaatagcattatatattataatattcaTTTATCTGTTCTTTTtctattaagtttttttttaggaatactaattattttaataaacacacacatgaaagaagagaaagttttaaaaaatattaacttaGATAAGTTGTGCAATAATATTAGCCATTCAATGATCTGTTTGCATCAAAACGtcctaacaatttttattttgtattttaggaaaataattgtctgcaaaatttcaataaaaatatgatttttcttatgtaaaatataattttataattatgataattattaataaataagcatttattatgattgtgtttttaTACGGAAACTACATATTCtagtattgaattttttttttttgttatgtaatataataattatggtaattattaatTGACATTTATTATAACTTTGTTTTGGCTAAATTATGCATTTGGTCCCTTGACATTTACAATATATGCCAATTTGGCCCTTAACAAtttaattatgtcaatttagtctctaatcTTTTGATATTATGTCTAAATAGTGCATGTTTATAAGTAatgaatataaaataataatttggcTAACAAttctatataaatattatttttttgtcatctAAGTTGCCATGTAGATTTCcatgtgttttttatttaaaaattaatcaagCTAATACTTAACACAAACTAAAATCACATACACATTTGTTATTTCATATAATTGGTTTTATAGATACTTCTAACTGTTTGtattatgataattttaatcacatatttttttaaggacaaaatttagctacaataTTTGTTGTAACTTAAGGTTATAAactcacttaataaaataaatattattatatattttgaaaatctaaccgttaaattgcatgttatttacgctcttaatacacatattaaattttatgttaatcgAATATtgtttactatatgatctataagtttatattttgtgcataattttaaattacaaaaacttgcaatttaaaaaatttattgatgagtttttcaacaaaaaaaaaaatttattgatgacatagctattattgatctttaattttcttaaaattttacaagcatggaggaaataagaagaagatgtaatccaatggtagatttgtcaaaattcacatccaataagaagatattaaatttgtagcctaaggttacaattaattttatagttaaattttatttttttttaatctaaaatttttaattaacctTCACATCTCATAAACACACTACCAActaatattaaataaaacatttctcttaaaaaaaaaacaaaagttaaaacacTCCTAATTCATAAAATCCCTAATCCTAGTGGGACAAGAATTTGGTTTCACCCTTTAACACACCTTTCTGTTCTTGtaaacaaaagaaggaaaaaaaaaacagtaagaCACTTTTATTACTATTTTGTATGCAGGTGGGGCCAGTGTATATGCCTTTCTAAGATTGATTTAATCTAATAAGTAAAAGTTTCCTCTTTTATTGCTTTGTTAATCATTAATTTTACACTGTTTTCccttttgatatattttttaaaatatggtaATTGGTCAACAACTGAATATTTGGAATTAGTGCAAGTTGCCACGCGCTGAAGTGAACGTAAAGATTAATGTATTGCTACGTCAGCACCACATCAAACTTCACGGACTAATAATTAACAACAGCACATGATCCGCTTGTGGTTGTGACACTTACTATG
This region includes:
- the LOC142607620 gene encoding transcription factor SRM1 translates to MTVDEAGSSSEWTREQDKAFENALATYSEDASDRWEKIAADVPGKTLEEVKHHYELLVDDVNQIESGCVPLPAYNSTSEGSTSHGGDEGTGKKGGHLGHYNSESNHGSKASKSDQERRKGIAWTEDEHRLFLLGLDKYGKGDWRSISRNFVVTRTPTQVASHAQKYFIRLNSMNKDRRRSSIHDITSVGNGDISAPQGPITGQTNGSPAGGSSGKSTKQPPQPPSGPPGVGMYGTPTIGQPIGGPLVSAVGTPVNLPTAAHMAYGVRAPVTGAMVPGAPMNMATMAYPMPHTTAHR